The following coding sequences are from one bacterium window:
- a CDS encoding flagellar biosynthetic protein FliO — MIFLLQLAQQATTPEDINFAALFLRMLIFLGLTLLLIVFMLRKVLPLLIPGAQKYGSRTIRVLERVPIDQRKSLLVVEVQEKVYLLGSAEGQINVLMELDRAKILSQETNAPRQGSFAEILRKTLSKQKSS, encoded by the coding sequence ATGATTTTTTTACTCCAGCTCGCCCAGCAAGCAACCACACCGGAGGATATCAATTTTGCTGCGCTTTTCCTCCGGATGTTGATCTTCCTTGGATTGACGCTCTTGCTCATTGTATTCATGCTGAGGAAAGTCCTGCCGCTTCTCATTCCCGGCGCGCAAAAATATGGGAGCAGGACCATTCGCGTTCTCGAACGAGTTCCGATTGACCAGCGAAAAAGCCTCCTCGTTGTAGAAGTTCAAGAAAAGGTTTACCTGCTCGGCTCGGCGGAAGGTCAGATCAACGTGCTCATGGAATTGGACCGCGCAAAGATACTATCCCAGGAAACAAATGCCCCCAGACAGGGTTCATTTGCCGAGATTTTAAGGAAAACTCTCTCTAAACAGAAATCTTCGTAG